GAAGAAACTATTCGATATACCAATTACGAGATTGATCAGCCAGTGATCGTAGCAGAGGTGAAACGATCATTCTTGATCGACTCCTTCTCCCAAGACAACCCACACCCGCACAACTCGACAGTTGACACGACGCCCGCGCCGCATCCCACCAAAAGCTTATCTTATCGCCTGTGCCCCCGCCAGAACGGACAGAAAACTTTCCGCGGGGAAGCGAAACCCACGCGACGTCATGACACAACCTGCGCTCGTCGAGGTCGATGGCTCGCGGTCTCGAATGAACTGATTCATATTCCAATTTGTACCCTCAATTCCGCCCCGATGGGACATCTGGAAGATCAATGCGCCTCGCTACAGGCGCGCATTGCCGCTACCGAGGTGCAGCTTGCCGATCTCAAGCAGGAGCTTGCCCGAGCCCAGGAAGCTGTCGCAAATGCCCAGACCCAAAAAGGAGATCATACACCGGCACAAGAATCGCAGGGCCGATCCTCTTGGCCTCTGGGACCAGAGGAGTACAAGAGGTATGGTCGGCAGATGATCGTATCGCAGGTGGGGTTGCCGGGTGAGTCTCGATGCGCCAAAAGGAAGATAGGATATGTTGCTGCTGGTTGGGGTGAAATTGAATGATTGCTGATAAAGTAATGGCGTGGAATCTTTCGAGTACAATAGGCCAATTGAAACTCCAAGCAGCGAGGGTGCTTCTGGTTGGCGCCGGTGGTCTTGGATGCCCTGCAGCACAATACCTCGCCGGAGCGGGCGTTGGAACCCTTGGCTTGATCGACGGGGACACGGTCGAAGTCTCCAACCTGCATCGTCAAGTCCTCCATCGGACTCGAAACGTTGGCAAATACAAAGTTGACAGTGCGATCGAGTCGTTGAAAGAGTGAGTTCATCCCATGACTTCGCACGGGTCTTGCGAACCGCAAAGACGCTGACCtggtcctctctctttctctctctcgccttgCCACAGACTAAATCCGCACCCTACATACATCGCGCATTGCACACATCTCACCCCCGACGAGGCGCCTGAAATTTTCGCTCAATATGATCTTATTTTGGACTGTACTGATAACCCCGCCACGCGATACTTGATCTCCGATACAGCCGTGCTCCTGGGGAAGCCACTGGTATCTGCATCTGCGCTCCGCACCGAGGGACAACTCATGGTGCTCAACAACCCTCCTCGCCCACCGGGCGACAAGACGGGAGGACCCTGCTATCGCTGCGTGTTTCCGAAACCACCACCTGCGGATTCCGTGGTCAGCTGTGCGGATGGAGGTATTCTGGGTCCTGTGGTGGGAACGATGGGCGTGTTGCAGGCTCTGGAGGCGATTAAAGTGATCACCGCCGGTACCAGCTCAGCAAATCAGCCCGTCACGTCGAGCACGCCCGAGTCACCTCTTCTACATATGTTCTCAGCATACTCCAATCCTCTATTCCGCACTATTCGTATCCGTTCAAGACGCGCAAATTGTGCAGTCTGCTCGGCAGAAGCAACAGTCACCTTGGACACGATCACTTCTGGATCCACAGATTATGTGTTTTTCTGCGGTTCGGCAAATCCGCCCGCACTCCTGGGCCGTGACGAACGCATCTCTGCACTCAAATACAAGGAGCTCGTCTCGCGAGCTGAAAGTTCCTCTGATAAGTCGCCGTCATCCAAGGATCGCCACATGATCATCGATGTGCGAGACAAGACACAGTTTGGAATCTGCAATTTGGAAAACAGCATCAATATCCCGATTACGGAGATCCTGGCGTCTGATCCCTCTGACGCCACGCCTTCGTGGGTACCGGCCCAGCTGGTCGAGGCGGAATTAGATGAGCCTGTGTACGTTGTTTGTCGACTCGGTAATGATTCCCAGCTCGCCGTTCGACGGATGAAAGAGTTGGGGTTGGATCGTGGCGGCCAAAGGTTTATCGGGGACATTCAGGGCGGCCTGCGAGCGTGGCGCGAACACGTTGACCCTGAATGGCCTGAATATTGAATCCGgggagcaagaagagcacAAAATTCATTATATTGTCCCAGAACAATACTACGGACTTCATAGCCCAGGCCTGCCAGAGGCGTTGTTTgaggggaagggagaaaacgaaaaaaaaaacgtaTATATGATTTCTATGTGGTATAGCCTACCCCCTCCGAAACCCTCCGAAGATCAATCCCATcctggacaagaaaaagaaaagaaaagctaCAAGTGCGACAGCCGGGTGCAAAAGCTTTGTGTGAAAAGAGTCAAACCCAAAGAAAATTCGTTAAATGAGAGGGGCATTCAGTTTGTTGCATGGTCCCTTAGTGAGCAAGGTTCTTCGGTGCCGCAGGTGCGGGGCCTTCCGCGGTGACATACGCCTAGTGAAGATTCGTGTTAGCGCCGGGTGATCGCCCACAATAAACGATGTATAGGCCGTGACGAGGTTGAGAGCGGGGGGGAAATGCCTACCTTGCTCAGACCACCATCCACCACAAAGTCGGTGCCGTTGACGAAGCTGCTTTCATCGCTGGCAAGGAACACTACCGCGTGCGCCTGCTCGACGGCCTCGCCAAAGCGACCGCTGGGGAAGTGCACCTCCCGACGGAAACGCTTGGCGTGGTCATCACCAAGCCAGTCCTGGAGCAGGGGAGTGCTGTGTATTTGTCAGTATGTGGTGTTGATGATTTATAATCCAAAATGGGAGAGGGTCTTACTTGAGGGGACCGGGGCAGAGCGAGTTGAAGCGGAAGCCCTCGCGGGCATGGACAATAGCCAATTCCCGAGTCATGGCCAGGACCGCACCCTTGCTGGCAGTGTAGGCCAGCTGAGGGGTGGCGGCGCCCATCAGGGCGACGAAGCTTGCCGTGTTGATGACACTGCCggtcttcttgttgttgCGGCGGAAGCTCAGGACCGCGTGTTTGCAACCGAACCACACACCCTTGACGTTGATGCTCTGAGTCAGATCCCAGATCTTCTCGGCAGTGTCAACGGCATCCGCATCATCGGCGTGCATGATACCGGCATTGTTGAAGACGATATCGGCACCACCCCAGGAGTCCACGGACTCGATCATCGCTTGCACGTCGGCCTCCTTGGACACATCGCAGCGGATAGTCTCCAGACGGCCAGCGTTGGGGACCACCTCCTTCACCTTGTCGAGAGCCTTGGCCAAAGCGGGCTCTGAAATGTCGGCGAGCAGAACGTTGGCACCCTCGCGGGCAAACAGGATGGTGGTTTCAAGACCAATGCCACTGTGGGAGGGACAAGTGGGAAGAAGGGCACATATTAGCGAGCTTCGCCCTGGCAAAGTGGGggacaagaaaagacaatCAAAACAGATGCCAGTGCATCGAGCTCTTACCCTGCAGCGCCAGTGATGATGGCGTTCTTGCCCTGGAGGCGACCCTTGGGAGAGGACATTGCGATGGTTGTTGGGATGAGAGGAGCTTCTTCCAAAAGTCAAGCTGTCAGTATGGCCAGAGACAGAGACCTCCGTGCGGGGGAAAGTCCCGAGCTTTATTGCTTGCTCGAGCTACCGGCCGCCGAGCACAGAGCACTCACATGACAGATTTCCGCGCGCGGATAGTAAGTCAATCGCGTGTTCTGCGACTGTCGGTCAATTGTTGGGATGTTCTCAGCAACAAGATCGGTCTGGGAGCTCGACAAAAGAGACCGCGGGGTACTGCTCTGCAGGGGATACCTCAGGCTCCAACTTGCGGTCTTAGATAAGCCAGGACCGCGCTGCATTCCGGTTCCGAGTCTGACGTCTCCGCCTGAGGTTCCAGGTATATCTGTACATGCGTCACACTGGCGGAAACCTGAATTCCACCAAGCTCCCCTTGCGTGATGCTGCCTGACTGTATTGTAAGCTGCGGTATTCGAGCGAGACACCCGGCGGGATTCTGGTGACCGCGCGGACCGCGCTGTGGGTCCTGCCGGCGCTTATCCGGTGGTCTTCAGTTGGAACCAGACAGTTCCGCTCTCTCTATGCGGAGATAAAGCCTCAGGCGGAAACGGACCAAGTGGGCAGAACGATCGTCACTGATAAGCTCGTGGCCAGGGCAGCTTCGAACATGATCCATTCTCAAGTCTTGGAATAGTTCTTCTGTCTGGCGTTGCAGCTGGTGACTTGTTTGATCTTCACTTCacccttcctcctcccccccacgCCTCAAAAGCTGCTTTCGCTCCAAATCACACCCTCCGTCGCCCTTTAATTTACCTCTCCCCCACCATGTCGGCCCCCGACGTCACTGCCGAGAATGTGGCCGAAATCCTGCAGAACGACCGTATGGTCAAGGTGGCCGGAGTCGACGTGGATGGCCAATTGCGCGGTAAAAtcatgaagaagagcaagtttCTCTCGGTGGTCTCGGAAGGGTTTGGCTTCTGCTCCGTCATTTTTGGCTGGGATCAGCATGACATGACCTACTTCAAGGAGCTCTCCATCAGCAACAAGGAGAACGGCTATCGTGATCTCCTTGCGATCCCGGATTTGAGCAGTTTCAGGCGTATTCCATGGGAGAACAatattcccttcttcctGGTCAGCTTTTTGGACCCGGACACGAAAGAGCCCGTGTGCGCATGCCCACGTGGGCTCTTGAAGACAGTGtcggccaaggccgaggccgctGGATATCGCGCCATGGCTGGAGGTAGGTTGCATGCCCGCAGTCACCAACAATGAGCGCCTATTTTGGCCTGACTGACTGATTTCAAACAGCCGAGTATGAGTTTTACCAATTCCGCGCTCCTAGTGATCACCCTAGTCCCGAGCGCGCAGCATCCGCGACGGCACCTTTCCTGCAGACAAATCCTGTCGATTCTCTGCCATCCTTAACAGAGGGCATGTTTGGATATTCCATTACTCGGCCCTTGCACAACCAGGATTATTATTATGGAATCTTTGACGCCTGCGAACAATTCCGCTGCGACATCGAGGGTTGGCACACAGAGAGTGGACCTGGTGTTTTCGAGGCCGTGAGTACTTTGCATAAGAGGGACATCCGTCGGTGTTTGATGTCATCGACTACGAGATTGGTTACTAAATGCTGATGGCTTGCGACAGGCACTACAATTCGGAGAAGCAAAGGATATGGCTGATAAGGCCGGGTTGTTCAAGTACGTCTCGCAAGCGCTCTCACAgtggagaaaaagcaagTAAATGGGCTGACCTTAGGTGGTTTCCAAATAGATATGTGGTGAAAGCATACGGCATCAAGCACGGAATCACGCCATGTTTCATGGCAAAGCCGCGCCAGGGCCTGCCCGGAAACAGTGGGCACATGCACATTTCTCTGGTTACGGCCGATGGCAAGAATGCTTTCATCCGCGACACACCCGACCCTTCTCCCCCCTACCCAGACGTGGCCCACCTCTCGGATCTGGGTCGTCATTTCCTCGCCGGACTACTGGTGGGATTGCCTGATGTGATGCCGCTTTTTGCGCCCACCATCAACTCCTATAAGCGCCTAGTTGAGAACTTCTGGGCCCCTGTCACTGTGTCGTGGGGCCTGGAGCACCGTGCCGCCTCAATTCGCTTGATCACACCGCCCACAGCTAGTGCTAAAGCTACCCGGTTCGAGGTCCGCACCCCCGGTGCAGATGCCAACCCACACTTTGTGCTCGCCGCCATTATGGCGCTAGGCTGGCGCGGCGTGGAAAAGAAGCTGGAGATTCCCGTACCGCCTCTGTCAAAAGGCGAAGATATGGGCGGGGCTAGTGATCAGGGGGTACGACTCGCCAAGTCCCTCAAGGAGGCCATCGCCACCTTCACGCGGCCCGATAGTGTGGCTCGAGAGGTCTTTGGAGATACTTTCGTGGACCATTTCGGTGGTACGAGAGAGCATGAAGTCCGTTTGTTCGAGGAAGCTGTCACAGACTGGTAAGTGACCGCCCCTGGAAA
The window above is part of the Penicillium oxalicum strain HP7-1 chromosome VI, whole genome shotgun sequence genome. Proteins encoded here:
- a CDS encoding Adenylyltransferase and sulfurtransferase uba4, with protein sequence MRLPYAPNTPPSEGDNITETTEIYSRIAARRHPRPLIPLDLSLLHSPPVADGWNSFLGAIRTRTVVDLGLLELAVCRVAVLNGAVYEWNAHAPLALKGGVTPAELQACRSLPCTAEGDEKVSALESSVLTARQRAVLRYTDQMTRTIKVEEVVFAQLQKEGFTDREIVELTTGIAGYNCVSRFLVALDVGENNDREMKSVEELMAALNTIPVRIEHIILEETIRYTNYEIDQPVIVAEVKRSFLIDSFSQDNPHPHNSTVDTTPAPHPTKSLSYRLCPRQNGQKTFRGEAKPTRRHDTTCARRGRWLAVSNELIHIPICTLNSAPMGHLEDQCASLQARIAATEVQLADLKQELARAQEAVANAQTQKGDHTPAQESQGRSSWPLGPEEYKRYGRQMIVSQVGLPGQLKLQAARVLLVGAGGLGCPAAQYLAGAGVGTLGLIDGDTVEVSNLHRQVLHRTRNVGKYKVDSAIESLKELNPHPTYIAHCTHLTPDEAPEIFAQYDLILDCTDNPATRYLISDTAVLLGKPLVSASALRTEGQLMVLNNPPRPPGDKTGGPCYRCVFPKPPPADSVVSCADGGILGPVVGTMGVLQALEAIKVITAGTSSANQPVTSSTPESPLLHMFSAYSNPLFRTIRIRSRRANCAVCSAEATVTLDTITSGSTDYVFFCGSANPPALLGRDERISALKYKELVSRAESSSDKSPSSKDRHMIIDVRDKTQFGICNLENSINIPITEILASDPSDATPSWVPAQLVEAELDEPVYVVCRLGNDSQLAVRRMKELGLDRGGQRFIGDIQGGLRAWREHVDPEWPEY
- a CDS encoding Type-1 glutamine synthetase 2; translation: MSAPDVTAENVAEILQNDRMVKVAGVDVDGQLRGKIMKKSKFLSVVSEGFGFCSVIFGWDQHDMTYFKELSISNKENGYRDLLAIPDLSSFRRIPWENNIPFFLVSFLDPDTKEPVCACPRGLLKTVSAKAEAAGYRAMAGAEYEFYQFRAPSDHPSPERAASATAPFLQTNPVDSLPSLTEGMFGYSITRPLHNQDYYYGIFDACEQFRCDIEGWHTESGPGVFEAALQFGEAKDMADKAGLFKYVVKAYGIKHGITPCFMAKPRQGLPGNSGHMHISLVTADGKNAFIRDTPDPSPPYPDVAHLSDLGRHFLAGLLVGLPDVMPLFAPTINSYKRLVENFWAPVTVSWGLEHRAASIRLITPPTASAKATRFEVRTPGADANPHFVLAAIMALGWRGVEKKLEIPVPPLSKGEDMGGASDQGVRLAKSLKEAIATFTRPDSVAREVFGDTFVDHFGGTREHEVRLFEEAVTDW